TCGAGCTGAAGTATGCCAGATACAAAGATCCCGAAAGTCGTGTGGAGGAATTGCGGGTGGAAGGCATTGCCCAGGCCAACCGCTATGCTGACACTGACAGGGTGAAGAATGCTATTGGCACTACGCAACTACACAAGATTGTGGTAGTGTATAAAGGCATGGAAATGAGAGTTTGTGAGGAGGTGAATTCTTGAGATGCAGCACCAGATAAGTGTCGTTGGTTCGAATCCGACAAGAGGCTCAAAAAAAGCATTCAGGTATTTTCTGGATGCTTTTTTTATGCATATGTCTATCGGGTACGCCTGTACAATTTTACAAAGGCTCCTAAAATCAACAGAATAATTAATAATGTAACTCCGAATGCCCAATAATTGATAACCCGTGATTCTGCGTTGAGGGTGTAATTGTCTGCCAGGAGCCGGAAGCCGTCTATTTTCCAAATGGCTGAATTGTTATTTAGTGTTCTTGCGTTGGAAGAAAGTAGTTTGCCGGGCATTGATAACTCAAATTGTATGGAGTTATAGAGCACTTCGGCAATTTTGATTTTTTCCTCGGCCATATTATTCATGGCTTCTTTATTCTTTAGATAAAGTTCCGAATAGTATTTTGTTTGGTTGATTATATCAAAAATATTGCAGAGAACATCTATTTGGGCATCTCCCCAAGTGTCTTGGGTGGAGAAGTGGTTTTTATAAACTGCTTCTTTTGATTCGTCCAAACGGTGTATATTGGTTGTGTCGCCCTGCGCCAAAATGAAATCACGAATTACTTCCCAGTTGATTTCGTACTGGCTACGGCTATACCATTCTCCAAATTTGCTTTCGATTCCGTCCAGTTTGTCTTTCAATTCCATTCCACTTAGTCCGTTGTAAGCACTGTTGTCTCCGCAAAACCAAATGATTTGCTCTTCTTTGTTCATGTAATTGCTGAGGGGTACAGGCCCTTTATCCATAAGTTCTTTGTAGGTGGCGGTGTATGTATAATAGGTATAAAACCACCTGAAGCTTTTCTTCACTCGTTCTGTGGGTATGGCTAAGGGATACATATATTCTTTTCCTTTTGTGACGGAAAAGTATTCTCCATCTACAATCGGTAGTTTTCTGCAAACTTTTACGTTCAGGTTTTCTTTCTCCCCCCAAAAGTTGAATTTGATGGCAGAGTCTAGCTTTACTACTTGCCAGTCTGCATCTATCTGAAACATATATGGATTGTGAGTCTTATCTCCTGCGATGAAAGCGGAATCACCTCGCGCATAGACTTCCCTGTATATGCTTCCGTCGCTTCCTATCTGCGAAGTCATTCGGTAATTGGTGCCACAAGAGGCTGTGCCGAGTAGCAACAATGCTGCTATGAATAAATGATTAGTTTTCATATCTTAATTTATTTAGATCGGTTTTCTTTGATTAACTGGATAATACGCGTCTGCCGGAGTTGCCGATGTCGCGTGAATTGAGAAGACAGATAATTGTTTTTCTCCTGAAGTCCCATCTCTTTCCAATTCTCCGGCAATGAGAATGAAGTACTATTTTGCCAGTCTTCATATTCGTTTTGTTGAGGTATGGGAGAAAGATAGGTGTCGTTTATAAATAGTAGGAGTAACACTGCGGCAGCAAGTCCTGACAGCCAGGCGCCAATCAGAAACTTTCTCCTTCCGGGTTTTGAACGGGACGGGGATGGAGAGATACTATTCAGAATAGCTGTCGTCAACTCTTCCGGGTTTTTCAATATTGGCTGTTTGTTTTTGAGTTCGGACAGCCATTCTTCATACTGTTTATCTTCTTGTTTCATAAGTCGGGGTCTAATTGGTTCATTTTATTACGTATATTCTTCCGTGCCAGATACAAGGTACTCTTTATCTTTTCTGGGGATAATCCTGTGATACTCTGAACTTCCGCCACTTCCAGCTCTTCGACATCCCGAAGCATAAAGACTACTTTCTGTTGTGCGGGCAGTTCGTCGGTATAGCGCAATATCAATTCTTTCAACTGTCTGTTGGCGAGTGATATTTCAATATTGTCGTTAGAAGGAATATTTGCTGAATCAGAAAATGAAGATTCTTTGTCCAATGGTGAATGGTTTAATGAACGTAAACGGTCGTAGCAAGCATTACAGGTGATTTTATATAGCCAGGTAGAAAAGCGCTTTTCTCTATCATATGATTTCAGTGATAGCCAGACTTTGATAAATGTTTCCTGCGTTATGTCTCTAGCTTCATCCTCATCGCAAAGTAATCGGAAGGAAAGCCGGAATACCAATGACTGGAACTCGGAAACCAAACGACCAAATGCTTCTTTATCGCCCCGTCGACTCCGGTCTACCAACTTCTGTATTTCTTCCTGATTCATCATTATTTATCCTTGTTTATAATATGATACGTAATAAAATACTTCCGGTCGTTTACGAATTATCAAATATACGAAAAAAGGAGAATTATTTTGTGTTTATAGGTCGTAAGAGTTATGTTGCGGAGCTTCTACTCCTTTATAATTGGATAATGATGTCGTTAAACCTTGAACTTATATTTTGTAAATAAGTGCAGAAGCATTATATTTGCATTAGTTTAGAAAATATGAATAAAGCATTAGCTTTAACTTTTTGATGTCTGAAAAATCGCCAATTTAACAGAATCGTCAAAGGAGTAAAGTCTGGTGCTCACGCTTACGGCGTGGGCTTTACTTTCTTTTATTTGACGATTCGGGTGTTTGGCGATACCTTCAGATATGAATAAAAAAAGTGAGTTCACGCTTTTTTCATGTAATAATGAAATATTATTATGTATGCTTTTCTTGCTCCTATATCTGAAAAATCGCCAAATAGAAGTAAGTGTATCAGTCGGGAAAAGTCTAAGTCCTATACATAATATAATGAATAAGGACTCTGCATAGGGCTTGCAGATTATGACACGCAAATAAAACTATGAAACCTATCGGCCAGCTTGTCAAAGCGCGATTGACGGAACGGGGAATGACTGTTTCCCATCTCGCTCGTCTGCTTTCTTGTGAACGTTCTAATCTCTACCGGCTTTTCGAAAAGGATAGCATCGATACCCGACTGTTACTCCGCATTTCCCGTGCGTTGGATTATGATTTCTTCCAATTATATTCGATTGAGTTGGAAAAAGAGTCTAATGTATCAAATATGATACAATAGTGTATCATTCCTGCTATATGCTATGTAAGTTTCTTTGGAGCTTTTTCGCGTTCTTTGTATTGTATCAATTAATAAGCAATAGAACATGGTAAATTTATCGAAGAGAAGTTTTGTTAGGCAGAGATAGAGATTCGTGAGTTGCGTTGTTTATACTATTTGGAGTAACTGCTAAATGAAATTCAGGATTTTACTATTTATCAACTCAAGGATATAATTTTAAATTAAAGAATATGAGAAATGTGAATAATCATGTGTTGCGGAGTATAATCAGTACACTAATCTTTGTTCTATTCGCATGTGCGTCTATGGCGCAGACGCCTGACTTGCAAAAGTTTGTTGGAGTTTGGAGTCCGACGAAGCGTAATGGCACTTTTGGTAATATCAAAATCACTGTTCAGGATAGTCATTTGCTTATTAAGATTAAATATCTTGGTGGTATTCGAGAAGGGTATAATATTAAAGTTTCAGGAAATTCAATATCGTGGTCTATTCCTGATGATGAAGGGACTCAATACGGTGAATGGTATATTCGGAATGGTAAGATCTACAAAGTGAACGGTGGTAGTAACGGTGAGGCTACCAACATCTATAACCGATCCGGCAGGGCAAAAATTGAGATAAACTATATTTCTTTCTTAGCAAAATTTGCTGACAGTGGGGATATGACGCTAAATACTGCATTCGGAGGTGATTATTGTAGTTCGAGTGGAGAATTATTGTTTGACCAGTTCTCAAATTATTGCTATTATAGTGATTACTCAAATTGGTAAGTGTTTCCCATCTCAATGTAAAAAATAATAATATCTATAACTTATGAAATATTATTGTTTGCTCTAAGGTGAAAAACTTAAAAAAGTAGACGAAAAATGAACGATAATATGATGAAAAAGTTTTTCTTATTCGCAGCTATTCTCGGCTGCATGAGTCTTAGTGTGAATGCCCAGTCTGTCCTTATCAATGGTGTGCGTTGGGCAACGTGTAACGTCGATGCACCCGGCACATTTGCTAAAAGTCCCGATGATGCTGGTATGTTTTACCAATGGAATAGTAAAGTGGCTTGGTCTGCCAGTGGAGAAATTAGTGATTGGAAATCGGTGTCTGTAGAAATTTCCGATGAAGAAGGGCACATGTATTATTTATGGGGAAATGAAAATGATCCAAGTCCAAAAGGTTACCATGTGCCGACAATTGACGAGGTTACTTTGTTGTTTGATAAAGATAAGGTAGCATATATGCGGACAACGAGAAATGGTAGATTGGGTTGTAAATTTACTGATAAAAGTAACGGTAACTCCATTTTTTTACCTGCTTGCGGTTTTCGTGGAGGTAGAAATGGTACATGGGAAGGCAATGGAAGTCTTGAATATTCCAGTATGATGTATTGGACTGTTCCACAAATGGTGGGGAGTGATATTCTTACTTACTTCACGATATCTGAAGACGACTACGGTGTATTGGGTGGCGGTGTAATTCAAACTGCTTTTGGTAATCCTGTTAAAGCTCTTCCTATGCGTTGCGTGGCAGATTGACAGCGGTTATTCTTCCCAGTTCAACGGGATTTGTAGCCCGATAGAGTGTCTTTTATAATGAATATTAATTTAATTGGAGGTGAATAAGTTGGAAACGTTATTAGCTATATTAGGTTTTTTAATTCCCGGGCTTGTTTGTTACTGGTATAATCAATGGAGAGAAAGAAAAAGAAATGAAAAGTTGTGGGAACAGGCGATAAAAGGTGAGTCGTTACGACAAAAATGGAGAGAAGCAGAACAAAAAACGGATGGAGTATATGATAATGAGGGTTGTGTGTGGTTCGTAGATCCTGACGGTAATACAAGAACCAAATTGGACGAAGACGATGAGAAGAAAGGGTAGTTTGATACCTTATTGAATGTGGCTTATGATTTTGCTGTATATTTAGTGAGGAAATTAAATAATGCTTTATTACTACGTTATATAAAGTTGTATAAAGGTATAAATTGCGGTGTGTACTTTGAGAGGATGTGTGTTACTATTATCTAGATTAAAGAGGGGCAAACAGAAAAGGATAGATTTTCAGGCAACCTATCCTTTTTAATATTTCAAGCTAAGTAAGAATCTATTTACTTAATTCTCTTATATCCATACACAGCCAAATCACCAAGCTCTTCTTCGATACGAAGCAGTTGATTGTATTTAGCCATACGGTCAGAGCGGCTCAAAGAACCAGTCTTGATTTGTCCGCTGTTGGTAGCTACTGCGATGTCGGCGATAGTAGCATCTTCCGTTTCACCGGAACGGTGAGAAGTAACGGTAGTATAGCCGTGACGGTGAGCCATTTCGATAGCGTTCAATGTTTCAGTCAATGAACCGATCTGGTTTACTTTAATCAGGATAGAGTTGGCGCAACCTTTTTCGATACCCATTGCAAGGAAATCGACGTTTGTCACGAACAGGTCGTCACCTACCAATTGGCAACGGTCGCCGATACGTTCGGTCAGTTTCTTCCAGCCTTCCCAGTCGTTTTCGTTCATACCGTCTTCGATAGAGTCGATAGGGAATTTGTTGATTAGCTCTTCCAAGTAGTCAACTTGCTCGTCGGAAGTGCGTTTCTTTCCTTTTTCGCCTTCAAACTTAGTGTAGTCGTAAATACCGTCATGGTAGAATTCAGAAGCAGCACAGTCCATACCGATCATTACGTCTTTGCCAGGTTCGTATCCTGCTGCTTTAATAGCGGCGAGAATAGAATTCAAAGCGTCTTCCGTGCCTTCCAGGTTAGGAGCGAAACCACCTTCGTCACCTACGGCAGTGCTAAGACCACGGTCTTTCAATACTTTCTTCAATGCATGGAATACTTCAGCACCCATACGCAAACCTTCTCTGAAAGAAGGAGCACCTACCGGGCGAATCATAAATTCCTGGAATGCGATAGGAGCATCACTATGTGAACCG
The DNA window shown above is from Bacteroides faecium and carries:
- a CDS encoding RNA polymerase sigma factor, translated to MMNQEEIQKLVDRSRRGDKEAFGRLVSEFQSLVFRLSFRLLCDEDEARDITQETFIKVWLSLKSYDREKRFSTWLYKITCNACYDRLRSLNHSPLDKESSFSDSANIPSNDNIEISLANRQLKELILRYTDELPAQQKVVFMLRDVEELEVAEVQSITGLSPEKIKSTLYLARKNIRNKMNQLDPDL
- a CDS encoding helix-turn-helix domain-containing protein; this encodes MKPIGQLVKARLTERGMTVSHLARLLSCERSNLYRLFEKDSIDTRLLLRISRALDYDFFQLYSIELEKESNVSNMIQ
- the eno gene encoding phosphopyruvate hydratase, which translates into the protein MKIEKIVAREILDSRGNPTVEVDVVLESGIMGRASVPSGASTGEHEALELRDGDKQRYGGKGVQKAVDNVNKIIAPKLVGMSSLNQRGIDYAMLALDGTKTKSNLGANAILGVSLAVAKAAANYLDLPLYRYIGGTNTYVMPVPMMNIINGGSHSDAPIAFQEFMIRPVGAPSFREGLRMGAEVFHALKKVLKDRGLSTAVGDEGGFAPNLEGTEDALNSILAAIKAAGYEPGKDVMIGMDCAASEFYHDGIYDYTKFEGEKGKKRTSDEQVDYLEELINKFPIDSIEDGMNENDWEGWKKLTERIGDRCQLVGDDLFVTNVDFLAMGIEKGCANSILIKVNQIGSLTETLNAIEMAHRHGYTTVTSHRSGETEDATIADIAVATNSGQIKTGSLSRSDRMAKYNQLLRIEEELGDLAVYGYKRIK